The Microcoleus sp. AS-A8 genome has a window encoding:
- a CDS encoding non-ribosomal peptide synthetase, producing MKAENIQDIYELSPAQQGILFHSLYSPESGVYFVQIRFTLHGLLNVVAFDRAWQQVVARHTALRTSFYWEKLDKPLQVVQREVKVSLEQHDWRGIAPVEQQEQLDAFLESDRKQGFDLSQAPLIHLTLIRVADNSYQFVWSQHHLILDGWSTVLVLKEVVELYDGLSQGKDLTLTPSRAYGDYIAWLQQQDLSTAETFWRQALGGIQAPTPLIELDADNLSNQEERYDEQLLNLSAETTATLQSLARQHQLTLNTLVQGAWALLLSRYSGEEDVVYGSTVSGRPAHLVGAELMVGLFINTLPVRVKVDAEQSLLVWLRQLQGQLVEMRQYEYSPLVEIQGWSEVPRGVPLFESIVVFENYPVDRSLLERKANLEIHYVSSFEKTNYPLTLTVLPGSELKFAVSYDRRRFDGATITRMLGHFQTLLQGMVTNPKMSLKDLPLLTETEEHQLLVEWNDTWAEYPRTVCIHQLFEAQVERTPDAVAVVFDNEQLTYQELNSRANQLARYLQKLGVGPEVLVGICVDRSIEMLVGLLGILKGGGAYVPLDPAYPQQRLALMVSDSQMPFLLTQQQLLARLPSHQARVVCLDRDWHTISQESPDNPASSTTPENLAYVIYTSGSTGKPKGVQIPHGGVVNFLTSMQCQPGLTQTDVLLAVTSISFDIAALELYLPLITGARVVLVSREVASDGKQLIEQLTTSGATVMQATPATWQMLLTAGWDGSSQLKILCGGEALPRDLAEQLLARGAAVWNLYGPTETTIWSTVCQVEAAKLVKAKVPVGRPIANTQVYLLDQFGQPVPIGIPGELHIGGAGLARGYLNRPELTEQKFIHHSVAGRLYKTGDLARYLPNGTIEYIERIDHQVKLRGFRIELGEIESLVRQHPAVEQAVVILREDEPGNPRLVAYLVSQSCQDELAQKLRRFVGEHLPSYMVPSLFVKLEALPLTPNGKVDRKALPVPEATTTSPQEAVVLPRNPVEEVLAEIWYQLLGVEAVGIDQNFFELGGHSLLATQVISRIEKAFGVELPVRCLFESPTLAELAASVQKLMQSQSERPVPPIERVSRDGVLPLSFSQYRLWLLDQLQPGSIAYNMATALHLVGSLNVAALEQALNEIVRRHDALRTTFCVVEGQPIQVIAPSLTMKLSVRNLSEVLEAQRGQKVQQLVTQWSQQLFDLTQGPLLRSLLLQLDQQEHLLVLSVHHIVADGWSAGVFFRELTTLYDAFSQGQPSPLPELPIQYADFAVWQRQWLQEEVLEPQLTYWKRQLGTIPPVLKLSSDRSSTSSSTGKKHSFALSSTLTEALKALSQREGVTLFMTLLAAFKTLLYRYSGQEDIAVGSPIANRNRRETEELIGFFVNTLVLRTDLSGNPSFRDVLRQVREVALGAYAHQDLPFEKLVAELQPERNLGHNPLFQVWFVLQNAPMPTVELPGLTLNLLEVETGVARYDLKLDLTETSEGLKGFFEYKTELFEAATIARIATLYETLLDTVIKQPDIQLNELVKVLENIEKQEQLAQEEEFKTARRQKLGHIRRKQVKS from the coding sequence ATGAAAGCAGAAAATATCCAAGATATCTACGAACTTTCACCCGCACAGCAAGGCATTCTCTTCCACAGTTTGTACTCTCCTGAGTCAGGAGTATATTTCGTCCAGATTCGTTTTACCTTGCACGGACTACTCAATGTTGTGGCTTTTGATCGCGCTTGGCAACAAGTAGTGGCTCGGCATACAGCCTTGCGAACCAGCTTTTATTGGGAAAAGCTTGACAAACCACTACAAGTTGTGCAGCGAGAAGTCAAGGTCTCTCTAGAGCAGCACGATTGGCGAGGGATTGCCCCAGTAGAGCAGCAAGAGCAGCTAGATGCTTTTCTGGAGAGCGATCGCAAGCAGGGTTTCGACCTGTCCCAAGCCCCCCTGATACACCTGACTCTAATCCGCGTCGCCGACAACTCTTATCAATTTGTCTGGAGCCAACATCACCTAATTCTAGATGGCTGGTCAACAGTGTTGGTGCTAAAGGAAGTTGTTGAACTTTACGATGGTCTTAGCCAGGGTAAAGATTTGACCTTAACACCTAGCAGAGCCTACGGAGACTACATCGCTTGGTTGCAGCAACAGGACTTATCCACAGCAGAGACGTTCTGGCGGCAAGCGCTTGGCGGAATCCAAGCACCCACACCCCTGATTGAGCTAGATGCGGACAACTTGTCCAACCAGGAAGAAAGATACGATGAGCAACTTCTCAATCTATCGGCAGAAACCACAGCCACCCTGCAATCCTTGGCAAGGCAGCATCAGTTGACGCTGAACACGCTAGTTCAAGGAGCCTGGGCTTTACTCCTGAGTCGCTACAGTGGTGAGGAGGACGTAGTTTATGGCAGCACCGTTTCTGGTCGTCCAGCACACCTAGTAGGCGCAGAGTTGATGGTGGGGCTGTTTATCAACACCTTGCCCGTGCGGGTCAAAGTGGATGCCGAGCAATCTTTACTAGTGTGGCTAAGACAGCTTCAGGGTCAACTGGTTGAGATGCGTCAGTATGAGTACAGCCCACTAGTAGAGATTCAAGGGTGGAGTGAAGTACCGCGAGGTGTGCCCTTGTTCGAGAGCATTGTGGTGTTTGAGAACTACCCGGTGGATCGATCATTACTGGAGAGGAAGGCAAATCTAGAGATTCACTATGTTAGTTCCTTTGAGAAGACGAATTATCCTCTAACGCTGACGGTACTGCCTGGTTCAGAGTTAAAGTTTGCAGTCTCTTATGATCGCCGCCGCTTTGACGGGGCAACCATCACCCGGATGCTGGGACATTTCCAAACATTGCTCCAAGGTATGGTGACTAATCCTAAAATGTCCCTCAAGGACTTACCGCTGTTAACAGAAACTGAGGAACATCAGCTGCTCGTAGAGTGGAATGACACTTGGGCTGAGTATCCCCGAACGGTGTGCATCCATCAGTTGTTTGAAGCTCAGGTGGAACGAACACCTGATGCTGTAGCGGTGGTATTTGACAATGAACAGCTAACTTACCAGGAGCTGAACAGCCGCGCCAATCAACTGGCACGCTACCTGCAAAAGTTGGGTGTGGGACCGGAGGTACTGGTTGGCATCTGCGTTGATCGCTCAATAGAGATGTTAGTCGGCCTGTTGGGCATCCTCAAAGGTGGGGGAGCCTATGTCCCCCTAGACCCCGCCTACCCCCAACAACGCCTTGCCTTGATGGTGTCAGATTCCCAAATGCCCTTCCTGCTGACTCAACAGCAGTTACTCGCAAGGCTACCCTCTCATCAGGCACGAGTCGTCTGCTTGGATAGGGATTGGCACACCATCAGCCAAGAAAGCCCAGACAACCCAGCTAGCAGCACCACACCGGAAAACCTAGCTTACGTCATCTACACCTCAGGTTCCACAGGAAAGCCCAAAGGGGTGCAAATTCCTCATGGGGGTGTGGTCAACTTCTTAACCTCCATGCAGTGCCAGCCAGGATTAACACAAACTGACGTACTCCTAGCTGTAACATCCATCTCCTTCGATATTGCTGCCCTAGAACTATACCTACCTCTAATTACGGGTGCCCGTGTTGTATTAGTTAGCCGCGAAGTTGCCAGCGACGGGAAACAGCTCATCGAACAGCTCACTACTTCGGGTGCCACAGTGATGCAAGCGACTCCAGCCACTTGGCAGATGTTGCTTACAGCGGGTTGGGATGGCAGTTCCCAACTGAAAATCCTCTGTGGTGGTGAAGCCTTACCCCGCGACTTAGCCGAGCAGTTATTGGCGAGAGGTGCTGCTGTATGGAACCTGTACGGTCCGACGGAAACCACCATTTGGTCTACTGTCTGCCAGGTAGAGGCAGCCAAACTCGTCAAAGCGAAAGTCCCGGTTGGACGCCCGATTGCTAACACTCAAGTGTATCTGCTCGACCAGTTTGGGCAACCCGTACCCATTGGTATTCCCGGTGAGTTGCACATCGGTGGTGCAGGATTGGCGCGAGGTTACCTCAACCGCCCGGAACTGACCGAGCAAAAGTTTATCCACCATTCGGTAGCTGGGAGGTTGTACAAGACGGGGGACTTGGCGCGTTACCTCCCCAATGGCACGATTGAGTACATCGAGCGCATTGACCATCAGGTAAAACTGCGAGGCTTCCGCATTGAGCTGGGTGAGATTGAATCCCTTGTGCGGCAACACCCAGCCGTAGAACAAGCGGTGGTGATATTGCGGGAGGACGAACCGGGCAACCCGCGTTTGGTGGCTTACCTTGTGAGTCAATCTTGCCAAGATGAACTAGCCCAGAAATTGCGTCGCTTTGTGGGGGAACACTTGCCCAGTTACATGGTGCCCTCGCTGTTTGTGAAGCTAGAGGCGCTACCGCTAACTCCCAATGGTAAGGTAGACCGCAAAGCGTTACCCGTACCTGAGGCAACTACAACTAGTCCCCAAGAAGCTGTTGTCCTACCTCGCAACCCAGTTGAGGAAGTATTAGCAGAAATTTGGTATCAGTTGCTCGGTGTTGAGGCAGTAGGAATTGATCAGAATTTCTTTGAGTTAGGTGGACATTCCCTGTTAGCTACCCAAGTGATTTCTCGAATTGAGAAGGCTTTTGGAGTCGAATTGCCTGTGCGCTGCTTGTTTGAATCCCCTACTTTGGCTGAACTCGCCGCCAGCGTTCAAAAGTTGATGCAAAGCCAATCGGAACGGCCAGTCCCTCCGATTGAACGAGTCTCCCGCGACGGGGTGCTACCGCTTTCCTTTTCTCAATATCGCCTCTGGTTGCTGGATCAACTACAGCCAGGGAGCATTGCCTACAATATGGCAACTGCCCTACACCTCGTTGGTTCCCTCAATGTGGCAGCGCTAGAGCAAGCTTTAAATGAAATCGTGCGCCGTCATGACGCTTTACGCACAACCTTCTGTGTGGTTGAAGGGCAACCGATTCAGGTGATTGCTCCATCCCTAACGATGAAGCTGTCAGTAAGGAACCTAAGCGAGGTGCTAGAGGCCCAGAGAGGACAAAAAGTTCAACAGTTAGTCACGCAGTGGAGCCAACAACTCTTCGACTTAACCCAAGGCCCGTTGCTGCGATCGCTGCTATTACAGCTAGACCAGCAGGAACACTTACTCGTGTTGAGTGTACATCATATTGTGGCTGATGGCTGGTCTGCTGGAGTGTTTTTCCGAGAACTGACAACCCTGTACGATGCCTTCTCTCAAGGACAACCTTCTCCCCTGCCAGAACTTCCAATTCAGTATGCAGATTTCGCCGTGTGGCAGCGACAGTGGTTGCAGGAAGAGGTGTTAGAACCTCAGCTCACTTACTGGAAGCGACAACTGGGCACCATTCCCCCTGTACTGAAATTATCCAGCGATCGCTCCTCCACTTCATCCTCCACTGGGAAAAAGCACAGCTTTGCCTTGTCCTCAACCTTAACGGAAGCACTCAAAGCACTCAGTCAGCGGGAAGGCGTCACCCTGTTTATGACTCTATTGGCGGCGTTCAAAACCTTGCTCTACCGCTACAGTGGTCAAGAGGATATTGCCGTCGGTTCACCCATCGCCAATCGCAATCGACGCGAAACGGAAGAACTGATTGGATTTTTTGTGAATACCCTTGTCCTACGCACTGATTTATCAGGTAATCCCAGTTTCCGGGACGTGTTGAGGCAAGTGCGGGAAGTTGCTTTGGGAGCCTACGCCCATCAAGATTTACCCTTCGAGAAGCTGGTGGCAGAGTTACAGCCAGAGCGTAATCTCGGACACAATCCCCTGTTTCAGGTGTGGTTTGTCCTCCAGAATGCTCCCATGCCAACCGTAGAACTTCCAGGTCTAACGCTCAACCTTTTAGAGGTAGAAACTGGGGTAGCGCGATACGACCTCAAGCTCGATTTAACAGAGACATCAGAGGGGCTGAAAGGCTTCTTCGAGTACAAAACCGAACTTTTTGAAGCGGCAACAATTGCTCGCATAGCAACGTTGTACGAAACGCTTCTCGATACAGTTATCAAACAACCCGATATTCAGCTCAACGAGCTAGTGAAAGTCTTAGAAAATATCGAAAAACAAGAACAACTTGCACAAGAAGAAGAATTCAAAACAGCACGCCGTCAAAAACTCGGACACATTCGGCGCAAGCAAGTCAAAAGTTAA
- a CDS encoding non-ribosomal peptide synthetase: protein MSRFAKGAFNLSPKKQALLQALLQAEGVESRTPQKISRRKDDASIPLSFAQTRLWFLDQLQPGTAIYTIPGAFRLKGLLNIAALQSSFNEIIRRHEALRTTFTTVEGQPVVAIAPAPTDEEVLSPYTLSVTDLRYLPDTEREVVAQKQAIEEIQQPFDLERGPLLRTTLLRLGEEEFILVLTIHHIVADGWALSLLIRELAVVYETFSTQKPMLQPAKLSPLPELPIQYADFADWQRKWLQGEVLETQLSYWKQQLGGDLPVLQLPSDRPRPIRQTFQGKSKSFVLSQRLSRAIASLASSEGATLYMTLLAAFKVLLYRYTGQEDILVGSPIANRNRTETEGLIGVFVNTLVMRTQLDGNLSFRELLGRVREVVLGADAHQDLPFEKLVEELQPDRNTSHSPLFQVMFVLQNAPVESLVFSGLTLEPIVLDKGTAEYDLTLNISETREGIYCRVEYNTDLFDDTTIFRMMGHFQTLLEGIVMDCEQRISQLPLLTQMERYQLLVEWNNTQADYPKDACIHQLFEAQVKRTPDAVAVVFEQQQLTYGQLNQRSNQLARHLKQLGVEPDVLVGICVERSLEMVVGLLGILKADGAYVPLDPTYPQERLAFMLSDSQVSVLLTQRKLLPRLPKHEAHVICLDTDWEVTLAESEENFVSNAKPFNLAYVIYTSGSTGKPKGTMIPHQGVVNYLSWCTKAYSVADGCGAPVNSSIGFDATITSLFSPLLVGQKVVLLPEEQEIEALSAVLCSQSNFSLVKITPAHLEMLSQLLPSYEGTGRTRALIIGGEALLAKSLTFWRTNAPDTKLINEYGPTETVVGCCVYEVSTQTSLSGVVSIGRPIANTQIYLLDRHLQPVPIGVPGELHIGGDGMARGYLNRPELTHERFIPNPFSDKPGARLYKSGDLARYLPNGEIEYLGRIDHQVKVRGFRIELGEIEAVLSQHPAVRETVVVVREDEPGSKRLVAYAVLHPEQTLTITELRRFLEEKLPNYMVPTALVMLEELPLTPNGKVDRRTLPAPDTARPESESTFVPPRTPVEEVLAGIWSDVLRREPIGVDDNFFELGGDSILSLQIIFRANQAGFKLTPKQLFEHQTIAELAIVAGTNQLTQTEQGVVSGALPLTPIQQWFFEQELPEPHHWNQAVLLEVRQPLNPAVLEKVVQHLLVHHDALRLRFERQASGWQQVNADSDEAIPFTRVDLSALSDTKQRAAIEAAAAELQTSLNLSKGPLVRVCLFDLGADKPGRLLIVIHHLAVDGVSWRIMLEDLQTVYQQLSVGQVVHLPSKTTSFKHWADRLTEYARSGTLQQELNYWLSESRTRISTLPIDYLEGDNTEASASTVLVSLSPEETQALLQEVPSVYNTQINDVLLTALVQIFARWTGVKSLLLDLEGHGREEIFDDVDLSRTVGWFTTVFPILLDLRETSHPGQALKSVKEQLRRIPNRGIGYGLLRYLSDDQEIAAKLRELPQAEVIFNYLGQLDQVWSGSSLFLPAKESIGPAHSLKGSRRYLLEVNGFVVRSQLKLLWTYSKNVYKRATVKRLAQDFLQALRSLIAHCQSPEAGGYTPSDFQKAKVSQKDLDQLLAQIKRGSEKTSQ from the coding sequence ATGAGTCGTTTTGCTAAAGGAGCCTTCAATCTTTCTCCTAAAAAACAAGCACTGCTTCAGGCGTTGCTTCAAGCAGAGGGGGTAGAGTCCCGAACGCCCCAAAAGATTTCTCGCCGGAAGGATGACGCATCCATTCCTCTGTCGTTTGCTCAAACGAGGCTTTGGTTCCTCGACCAGTTGCAACCTGGTACTGCCATTTATACGATCCCCGGAGCGTTTCGCCTCAAGGGTTTGCTCAACATAGCTGCGCTCCAATCCAGCTTCAACGAGATCATCCGGCGTCACGAAGCCTTGCGAACCACCTTTACTACAGTGGAGGGGCAACCCGTAGTAGCGATCGCTCCAGCACCTACAGACGAAGAGGTGCTAAGTCCTTACACGTTGTCAGTGACAGATCTGCGGTACTTACCCGATACTGAGCGGGAAGTAGTGGCACAGAAACAGGCAATTGAGGAAATTCAGCAACCCTTTGACCTCGAACGCGGGCCGTTACTGCGAACGACACTGCTGAGGTTGGGGGAGGAGGAGTTCATCCTTGTTCTTACTATTCACCACATTGTTGCTGACGGCTGGGCTTTAAGCTTGTTAATTCGGGAACTGGCAGTTGTTTATGAAACTTTCTCCACCCAGAAGCCGATGCTACAGCCAGCAAAGCTTTCTCCCCTTCCTGAACTGCCCATCCAGTACGCAGATTTTGCCGACTGGCAGCGAAAGTGGCTGCAAGGAGAAGTATTAGAAACCCAGTTGTCTTACTGGAAGCAGCAGCTAGGGGGCGATCTCCCCGTGTTACAGTTACCCAGCGATCGCCCACGACCAATCCGTCAGACTTTCCAGGGTAAGTCGAAATCGTTTGTGTTGTCTCAACGCTTGAGTAGAGCGATCGCATCTCTTGCCAGCTCTGAAGGAGCCACACTATACATGACGCTGCTGGCAGCGTTTAAAGTCTTGCTCTACCGCTATACAGGGCAAGAGGACATTCTCGTGGGTTCTCCTATTGCCAACCGCAACCGGACTGAGACTGAAGGGCTAATTGGAGTCTTTGTCAATACCCTAGTGATGCGTACTCAGCTTGACGGCAATCTCAGCTTTCGGGAGTTATTAGGACGGGTTCGTGAGGTGGTGTTGGGTGCTGATGCTCACCAAGATTTGCCTTTTGAAAAGCTGGTAGAGGAATTACAACCGGATCGGAACACCAGCCACTCACCCTTGTTCCAAGTCATGTTTGTTCTCCAAAATGCGCCTGTAGAGAGCTTGGTGTTTTCGGGTTTGACTCTAGAACCCATCGTCCTGGACAAAGGGACAGCTGAGTATGACTTGACGCTTAACATATCAGAAACAAGGGAAGGCATCTACTGTCGGGTTGAATACAATACAGATTTATTTGACGACACGACGATTTTCCGAATGATGGGGCATTTCCAGACGTTACTGGAAGGCATTGTCATGGATTGTGAACAGCGAATTTCACAGCTCCCTCTACTGACTCAAATGGAGCGGTATCAGTTGCTAGTGGAGTGGAATAACACTCAGGCAGATTATCCCAAGGATGCGTGTATTCATCAGCTATTTGAAGCCCAGGTAAAACGGACACCGGACGCAGTGGCTGTGGTGTTTGAACAGCAGCAGCTAACTTATGGACAGTTAAACCAGCGATCTAATCAACTAGCACGCCACCTCAAGCAGCTAGGGGTAGAACCGGATGTTTTGGTGGGGATTTGCGTAGAGCGATCGCTAGAAATGGTAGTTGGGCTGTTGGGCATTCTCAAGGCCGATGGAGCCTACGTGCCCTTAGACCCAACCTATCCTCAAGAGCGCTTAGCCTTCATGTTGTCAGATTCGCAGGTGTCGGTGCTGTTGACTCAGCGGAAGTTGTTGCCCCGACTTCCCAAACATGAGGCGCATGTAATTTGCTTGGATACAGATTGGGAAGTAACTCTGGCGGAAAGTGAGGAGAATTTTGTTAGTAATGCTAAGCCTTTTAACTTGGCTTATGTAATTTACACATCAGGCTCAACCGGAAAGCCCAAGGGGACAATGATTCCCCACCAAGGAGTCGTCAATTATCTGAGTTGGTGTACGAAGGCTTATTCCGTAGCAGATGGTTGTGGCGCTCCAGTCAACTCTTCGATTGGGTTTGACGCGACCATAACCAGCTTATTTTCTCCCTTATTAGTGGGGCAGAAAGTAGTACTGCTCCCAGAAGAACAAGAAATAGAAGCCCTCAGCGCTGTCTTGTGTTCTCAGAGTAATTTCAGCCTAGTCAAAATTACTCCAGCTCATCTAGAGATGCTCAGCCAGTTGTTACCCAGTTACGAAGGTACGGGTCGGACGAGAGCGTTGATTATCGGTGGCGAGGCGCTGTTGGCAAAGAGCCTGACATTCTGGCGTACTAATGCGCCTGACACCAAGCTTATTAACGAGTATGGTCCTACAGAGACTGTCGTTGGATGCTGTGTCTATGAGGTTTCAACTCAGACCTCTCTATCAGGTGTGGTTTCAATCGGTCGTCCGATTGCTAATACCCAGATTTATCTTTTGGATCGGCACCTACAACCCGTTCCTATTGGTGTACCAGGGGAACTGCACATAGGTGGCGATGGAATGGCACGGGGGTACCTCAACCGCCCTGAGTTGACCCATGAACGCTTCATCCCCAACCCCTTTAGCGACAAACCTGGGGCACGCCTCTACAAGAGTGGCGACTTAGCCCGCTATTTGCCGAATGGAGAGATTGAGTACCTGGGTCGAATTGACCATCAAGTGAAGGTTCGGGGTTTCCGTATTGAACTTGGAGAGATTGAGGCGGTACTGAGCCAACACCCAGCCGTGCGAGAAACTGTGGTTGTGGTTCGGGAGGATGAACCAGGTTCTAAGCGCTTGGTAGCCTACGCAGTGTTGCACCCAGAGCAGACACTGACAATTACTGAACTGCGCCGCTTCCTAGAGGAGAAGCTGCCGAACTATATGGTGCCAACAGCCTTGGTGATGCTGGAGGAGCTGCCTCTGACGCCCAACGGTAAGGTGGATCGTCGAACACTGCCCGCGCCTGACACAGCTAGACCTGAGTCTGAAAGCACCTTTGTACCGCCTCGGACTCCTGTCGAGGAAGTACTAGCTGGAATTTGGAGCGATGTCCTGAGGCGCGAGCCGATAGGAGTAGATGACAACTTTTTTGAGCTAGGTGGGGATTCTATCCTCAGTCTTCAAATTATTTTCAGAGCCAATCAGGCAGGTTTTAAGCTTACTCCTAAACAGCTGTTTGAACACCAGACAATTGCCGAGTTAGCAATAGTGGCGGGTACTAATCAGCTAACTCAAACTGAACAGGGCGTAGTGAGTGGTGCGCTACCGCTCACTCCCATCCAGCAGTGGTTTTTTGAGCAGGAACTTCCAGAACCGCACCACTGGAACCAAGCGGTTTTGCTGGAAGTGCGGCAACCTCTGAACCCTGCTGTGTTGGAGAAGGTTGTGCAGCACTTGCTGGTACACCATGATGCACTCCGCCTACGTTTCGAGCGGCAGGCATCCGGCTGGCAGCAGGTCAACGCTGATTCTGACGAAGCTATCCCATTCACAAGGGTGGATTTATCGGCGCTGTCAGACACAAAGCAGAGAGCAGCAATTGAGGCAGCAGCAGCTGAACTACAAACCAGCTTGAATCTGTCAAAGGGACCGTTAGTGCGGGTCTGTCTGTTTGACCTCGGGGCTGACAAGCCGGGTCGTTTGCTGATCGTCATCCATCACCTGGCAGTAGATGGTGTCTCGTGGCGGATAATGCTGGAGGATCTACAGACGGTCTACCAACAACTCAGTGTTGGGCAAGTAGTTCATCTCCCGTCTAAGACAACTTCTTTCAAGCATTGGGCTGACCGACTGACAGAATATGCTAGATCCGGAACATTACAGCAAGAGCTGAACTATTGGCTCAGCGAGTCTCGGACACGAATCTCCACACTACCAATAGACTATCTTGAGGGTGACAACACCGAGGCGTCAGCTAGCACTGTATTGGTGTCGCTCAGCCCAGAAGAAACCCAAGCTCTGCTACAAGAGGTGCCATCAGTCTACAATACCCAAATTAACGATGTATTGCTGACCGCCTTGGTGCAGATTTTTGCGCGGTGGACTGGCGTGAAATCGCTGCTACTTGATTTGGAGGGTCACGGGCGAGAAGAAATATTCGATGATGTGGATCTGTCGCGCACTGTGGGCTGGTTCACTACGGTATTCCCCATCCTGTTAGATCTGCGGGAGACTTCCCATCCAGGGCAGGCATTGAAATCGGTCAAGGAGCAACTACGCCGCATCCCGAATCGAGGCATTGGCTACGGTTTGCTGCGCTATCTCAGCGATGATCAGGAAATTGCAGCGAAACTGCGGGAGCTTCCCCAAGCCGAAGTAATTTTCAACTACCTAGGCCAGTTAGACCAGGTTTGGTCAGGGTCATCTCTGTTTCTACCGGCAAAAGAGTCGATTGGACCCGCTCACAGCCTAAAGGGAAGTCGCCGCTATCTGTTGGAAGTGAACGGGTTTGTGGTCAGAAGCCAACTCAAACTGCTTTGGACGTATAGCAAAAATGTTTATAAACGAGCTACAGTTAAACGCTTGGCTCAGGACTTCCTGCAAGCGCTGCGATCGCTTATCGCCCACTGCCAATCTCCCGAAGCTGGAGGCTATACACCCTCTGACTTCCAAAAAGCGAAGGTGAGTCAAAAAGACCTCGATCAGTTACTGGCGCAAATCAAGAGAGGGAGTGAGAAGACAAGCCAATGA
- a CDS encoding TauD/TfdA family dioxygenase: MKFKTTKRQAVKVSPTDLAKAELFQPEQLLPLVIQPAVEGINLVTWAANNRDAIASWLLQHGGLLFRNFNIREVVQFEQFIQTLSGTLLDYSYRSTPRSKVSGKIYTSTEYPANQSIPLHNEMAYSLNWPMKIWFCCLKAAELGGETPIVDSRKVFQRIDSKIKDKFMQRKVMYVRNYSDNLDLSWENVFQTKNKLEVENYCQSAGIEFEWKDSGKHLRTRQVCQAVATHPKTGETVWFNQAHLFHVSSLNPEVRQTLLSTIKEEDLPRNVYYGDGSPIEASVLDEIREIYQQEAVTFPWQEGDVLMLDNMLIAHGRKPFVGSRKVVVGMAEPFSA; this comes from the coding sequence ATGAAATTCAAAACGACCAAACGCCAAGCCGTCAAAGTATCGCCAACCGACCTAGCCAAAGCTGAGTTGTTCCAGCCGGAACAGCTGCTGCCTTTGGTAATTCAACCCGCTGTTGAAGGCATTAACTTGGTCACTTGGGCAGCTAACAATCGAGATGCGATCGCATCCTGGCTTTTGCAACATGGTGGTCTTTTATTCCGGAACTTTAATATTAGAGAAGTCGTTCAATTCGAGCAATTTATCCAAACCCTTTCCGGAACGTTGCTGGACTATTCCTATCGTTCAACACCGCGCAGTAAAGTTAGCGGTAAAATCTATACCTCCACCGAATATCCTGCTAATCAATCGATTCCCTTACATAACGAGATGGCTTACTCTCTGAATTGGCCCATGAAAATCTGGTTTTGCTGCCTAAAAGCAGCTGAATTGGGAGGGGAAACACCAATCGTAGATAGTCGAAAAGTCTTTCAACGTATCGACTCTAAAATCAAAGATAAATTTATGCAAAGAAAGGTGATGTATGTCCGAAATTATAGTGACAATTTAGACCTTTCATGGGAAAATGTATTTCAAACCAAAAATAAATTAGAAGTCGAAAATTATTGTCAAAGTGCTGGCATTGAATTCGAGTGGAAAGATAGCGGCAAGCATTTAAGGACTCGTCAAGTTTGTCAAGCCGTTGCCACACATCCTAAAACAGGGGAAACCGTGTGGTTTAACCAAGCTCATTTATTCCATGTCTCCAGTTTGAATCCGGAAGTCCGCCAAACACTTCTGTCAACGATAAAAGAAGAAGACCTTCCGCGTAATGTTTATTACGGCGATGGTTCTCCGATTGAAGCTTCTGTATTAGATGAAATTCGCGAAATATATCAGCAGGAAGCTGTTACCTTTCCTTGGCAAGAAGGGGATGTCTTGATGTTAGACAATATGCTAATAGCTCATGGACGCAAGCCGTTCGTGGGTTCTCGGAAAGTTGTAGTAGGAATGGCAGAACCTTTTAGCGCTTAA